The Euphorbia lathyris chromosome 4, ddEupLath1.1, whole genome shotgun sequence genomic interval ATAAGCAGCGGACTCTAAAGATTCAAACCTCAACCGTAACCTATTGTCTccccctttctctttctctctttgcGCAACCTATTAGCAGCTCTCCTTCTTTTTCTCGCTTGGGTCAAAAATTGATTTTGAGTTACTTTCTACTCATAAGCAGCACCTCGTTTGAAATCGGTGCTGACTGGGTTTTGTTCGTGTTTCGATTGTGGCAGAAGCAACTGAAAAGAGGTAAgtgaatgattttgatttgttaTTCTTCATTGTTATATGGGTTCTTGTTCTATCTTCTGGATTTCCTTATGATTTCGTTTTCTGTGTTCTTTTTTATGGGTTTCATTTTCTGTGTTCTTTTTTATGGGTTTCGTTTGGTGTTCGTATTCATTCGTATTCATTCTTTTGGTTTCGTCTCTTTCTTTTCTAAAGAGAAGACATGACTCAGATAACAGCAATTTCCAATCTTTATCGAACATATTTCTGTCTCTGCACCACTCTATCTTCTTCGTTCCTGATGCCTCTTTAGCACCCAACAACCCTTCCTCAATTATGTAAGTagttccttttcttttttcaattgGGGTTTCAACTTttactcaatttcaatttataGAGATTCTACTTTTCCTCTTGTCTGCTCGTTTTGATTTCGCTACAACTCAATTGGGTTTCTATCAGATCTTTGGTTTTACATATAAACTAGTTAAGGAGCAAAGATTAATTTTACAACTCCATTGAAATGTTAAAGAGGTGGTATGTTTGGTCAATTTTATAAGTTCTTAATTGTTCTTTTGGAGCTAATATCAAATGAATTTTGTATATTACACCCAACTGCATATTGTAGTGATTGTTGCGTTTCTTCGAGTATAATTTATTGTTCTTGAACTACATTGCAATTGgtgtgtttttttattaatgtgCTTTAACTTTAATTCAGTGCAGTTTAGCTATGGGGACGTTGAAACTTGATTCTGGAAATGCAGACTCTGATACCTAAGTTTCGGAACTCCACGAGCTTTGAACCTTGTTGCTTCACTGTTGGACAGATCTGTTcagaaaaatgaaatgatgctTGAGACTAGACAGATCAAAGATGCTATGACAGTATTTCATGGTTTAAGAGCACGTCCTGTTACTATTCAGCAATACATAGATCGCATCTTCAAGTACTCTGGTTGCAGCCCATCCTGCTTTGTTGTAGCACAAGTTTATGTGGATCAATTCATACAGAACACCGATATTCCTTTAACATCGGCTACTGATAACAAGCGTAATGGTAGCTGCAAAGTTCATTAATGATGCGTAAGTACTTACTTATCAATTGGCTAATTCATATTTATGCTGATTGAGTTTTAAGTGGTGTGAAATTGTTAAGATGTTTGTGGGTTTTCAGATTCTTCAACAATGCATACTATGCCAAAGTGGGAGGAATAAGCACTGTAAGGTTGAACAGACTAGAGATGAAATTTTTGTTTAGTATAGATTTCAAGCTCCATGTAACTTTGAAGACATTTGGAAGATATTGTTGTCAGTTGGAAAAAGAAGCCGATGAAGGTCTTATTCAGATTGAACGATCGATCCAGGCCTTCCGAATTAAAGAAAGTTGGTCAAATAAAGAAGATTCTAACACTTGTGCTCCCACAACTGCAAGATGAAGATTCCACTAAATCATTGTAATATGTAAGATCCTACATTCATTTGAATACAATTGAGTTGAGTTAGAAATTTATGGCGTGAGTTGCTTCACCGATTGGCCTGAGATGGCACTAGCCTGCCTGCTTATGTCATTGTCATCCACTCATAAGCAGCTCGGTTTGAAATTTCATCAGCGCCGACTGGGTTTTGTTCGTGTTTTGGTTGTGGCAGAAGCAACAGAAAAGAGGTAAGTGAATGAGCTTGATTTGTTATTCTTATGAGATTCATTATTATATGGGTTCGTGTTCTATCTTCTAGATTTCCTTTATGATTTCGTTTTCTGTGTTCTTTCTTAtaggttttatttattatatgagTTTGTTGGTGTTCGTGTTCCGTCTTCTGGTTTCGTCCCTGTTCGTATTCATTCTTCTGATTTCGTTTATCATATGGGTTTAGTGAAGCCATTATCTTAGATTTCCTCAATGTGCAGCACTACATCCACATGTATGTCGCTAGTTTTGGAAAGCTGAAACTATGAACTTGGGTAGGAATAGAGTTATATAGCAGCTAATAGAAGTAATTGACATTTATGCATATGATTTTGGTGATACAGTTGGGATGACTCCATTAATGAAGATGTATACACTAGAGCATGATTTCATTCCTGACCCTATTCATGCTGGTATGCAGAATTTCAATCAAGGACTCATGTTCAATTTTCTTATCCTTTACCAATAACATATTCTCTGTTTTCTATTTTGGGATTGCGTTATCACGGTATGGCACCATTGCTTTCACGTGTCTGTGAGTTGGGTTTCATAGAGGCAATTACAATTCCTCAGACTGACTGCTTTTAAGGTAAGCTTCTCTTTTTCTGCACTTAAACCAGCAAGTTTATCCCATAAATGGCTGCAACTGATTTCTGAATTTGCAGTGGAAttatgttagagataataaaaacCATTGTTGAACCTTGTTTATCAACATAAGCTTTTGGGTTGAATGGTTATTTAACATGGGATTAGAGCCTATTAAATCAAAAGTTATAGAGTTTGAGTCTCTAAACCCcatttatgaattaaatttcaGCACTTGCACACACTTCAAGCCCAAAGGAATTTGTGTGGCAGCTTACACTTTTGATAGATTCTATTAAAAAGATAGGAGCTCTAGTTAATAATGATTATAGACCATCCAATAGTTTTGGCTCAGTGAGACTGAGTCTCTGTTGGAGTTGTAACGTTGCGAGCTCAAATTGTGTGCGTATTTGCAGGTGCTATCCGATTTGCTAGATCTGAAGGGTTAATACCTGCGCCTGAATCAACTCATGCAATTGCAGCCACCATTAGGGAAGCTCTGCATTGTAAGAAGACTGGAGAAGCAAAAGTGATTCTTATGGCAATGAAGCATGTATGTAGTAGAGGAGCTGATCGACCGTCAAGAGGGGATTTTCCGAAGTGGATGCAATGAAGCATGTATGTAGTTATTTTGAAATTGATTACATTGATCAAGTCTTGAGTCTGAACAAAGTAAAGGTCTGATTCTGGTTTGATTGGGTTTGTTTATGAGTAATATTACTTTTGATTGTTGAAAACATGTATATAGGACAGAGGCTTCTGGAAACCATAATCTCTTTTAAGCATGGATGTCAATATGACTGTCTTTTGTTGTTCTGCAGGTATTACTGCTGCCTCAGGGATTGCAGCAGAGTTAGGAATCCCATTAACTCACCCAGGCATTGCAATCAGCGTTCGTTTTCTTACAGGACATTCGAGGAAAGGAGGAACAGATCCACTCTTTGTAGCGGAAAATGCAGCTGACCCTGATTCTACGTTAGTAGTTTATATGGGTTTGGCAACCCTCCCTTCTCTTGCATTGAAGTTGATGCATCATGGTCTCCCTGCAAATACACCAGCTGCAGCAGTGGATCGAGGCACCACTCCTCAACAGCGCGTGGTAAGTATGATTTGGATTGTATAGGTGAACTAGAATgcaaaaatcctaaaaatttgaATTGCACatgattttatttgattaattcataCAAAACAATGGTTATATAAGCATTGCATACACCTCATACTTGAAGAGTATTTTCATGACTGTTACTAAACCATAGTATAAGTGAAGCATGTATTTTAGCTGCTACTGGTGTTGATAAATTGGCCCAGTCCTGCAGCCAAGTCTTGTGATAGGGCCAATCCAATTATTTAACCAAGTACATTCTCCTTTCTTTTTTACGCACAAACATTTCAAGCACCtctgatttttgttttttttttcaaaaaaggccttgattcaattatttttcctttaAACATGTTTGTGCAAACCTCTAGCTAGTCATTTAGGGCCTGCTATTGATATGTCTGATGCTAATCCGAGCTCTTTGATAAGGTTAATATTGAGGTAAGATTCTTAATATGAAATATCCAGTCCCtcaagtttcttagaatatggAAGCCATATCTAGGGGCAAAACAATTACTAGAGTCATTTCGTTATGGTTTCTCTCATCTCTCAGAGTTGAGGATTAGCGAGTGTGATAAATTAGAATTTTTCCCTGAGAAGGAATTGCCTAACATCCCTTCAATAGTTGCTGGAGCTCATGGAATTAGCTGCTGTAAGCAAGGGGTTAACTTCAATAGTTCAACTCAACTATGATACTTTGCAAAACAAAGAGTTGTTTATAGGTAATGACACCCTTCTGAAAATGGCAATTTATCTATCTTCTAATATTGTGTCAAATGCCCATTGGAACTGTTTATAATAGCAATAGTAGTTGCTGTCTTTTTTGACATGCCGATGATTGTAAATATTGCCCATGTTCTATCCTAGATGCAGCAAAATTTACCTAAATGAACTCTTTATCTTCTGCTACCATTCCTTTTAATCATCCATTTTTTCCTAAATGAAAATTTCTGCTACTTTTtccattttagttttaattctcTCCATATAAGAAGAAGCTTCGTTGTTGATTGTAGTCAAGTCTGAGGCTAATGATGATTGTAACATATCTTATTAGTAAATTACTTTTTTCAACTAacccattaattaattttggcttTACCTTTGTACTGCCACTTTAGATGCTTGCCTGCAGATTTTGAATTGCTTCATTTAATATTATGTCTATTTGACAGTTTAATAACCTAATATTTCAGAACTTGAATTTTGTTTGTTGTTGAAGAGTGATTTTTAGATGCTATGCTTTTAGGAACAACATTTACTATTTGATCACATTTACATAAGAAAATATCTTCCTTTGAAACAACCATGTATTCTTATCCTTCATTGTGATCCTTTCCGTAAATGTTGTTTCTTCCATTACAAATATACTCTTCTATATTTACTTTCTAATCTTATATATGGTCAATGGCTTTTACATTTGCTGCATACAATGCATATTGTATTAAGGAAAAAATATCCAGGATTTTTTCTAGTATGTTCAAATATTAGGCtatattatcaaataataatgTCAAGTTGTGCATGATGTTGTGGAATGACATTAtcattatttgatatttatttatctttttctttttgtaaattttaCAAGAGGGTTTGCTTAGGCAAGAGTTGAAATGCAATCTTGACTTTTCAATTGTCATGTTAACATGCTTGGTTTAAATTTGGATCTTcttgaaatatatattttggcTTATTACTCTCTATTTTCAGGTAGCATTTTAGTTTTGCTTTTGTGTTACTGTAGGCATTTTACTTTAAATTATGAATTTAGGTATGGGAGGCATTTAGAATAGATACCGAAAGATTTTAGTGATTGTTTTGGTTGAACATCCTAATTATTTCTCTTTATCGTTGTACCTGTCTATTTTATAATCTGCAGGTGCATGTTTATATAGCAGAAATAACACCTCAAAACCTGAGAGAAGATATCTGAAATCAAAAAGATAGCAGAGATGCATTCAATGAGAGTTTGTGAAGGCGAATAGCATATTAGTAATAAAAGCAGCAAGCAAAGACTGGAAGGTTCACTTATGGAGATAGTGGAATTGCAGAAACGGATGGGAGAGGCGGAGAAGCGTACAAGCGCAATAAAGCTGGTGGTGAAAAAGGTTGATGATGCCATTAACGAGGCTTAGGATCGAGAACGAAGCTAGGTAAGGCAGATTAATGAGCTTCTGTAGGGATATTAGAGAAACAGAAGTAAGGAAGTTCTTTTTTGTAGACATTAATTTAGGGCAGCCGCACAATTCAACTAATGTGTAAGGTTGTAAATGTTGGTGTGTGGTAGTTTTTATTTAACTGGGtccttgaaaaaaaaatcatttcatTGTGCACTACTATTTATTAGTTGGTTCAACGTTCCTTACAGTTTCCCTATTTCAACGAAAACCGTTTGCCCACAATTACGTCAGATTTTATTATTGTAATATTTATGCTTATGATATGTGATTATAGTTTAATATTAGATCTTCATTCAAtccaaaatattttattttattttttttaattaaaaacatatcaaTGGCCACGGTTGTTTcaacaaccgactctaatggtAAGAGCATTAGAATCTGTTGTTTCAACACCCGACTCTAATGGTTAGaggcattagagtcggttgttaTAAACAACCGTGGCTAAAAAACCCTTTAGCCACGGTTTTTCGTAACAACCGTGGCCAAAACATAGggcattagagtcggttataCGTAAAAACTGACTCTAATGCCCCTATGGCCACGGTCGATAAACCGTGGTTAAAGACGCCAAGCATTTGCCACGTCCCCTTTTGGCCACGGTCGTACAACCGTGGCTAATGATGGTAAACGACCGTAGCCGTaggccatttctgtactagtgagtGTTTAGAATAGGAAAAGCGAAGCAACCGAGAACGAAACCCCTAGTGTTTCGAAAAATTCCTCCTGCCCCAGCATTTCCAGTACTGCTCGAAGCTCCATCTGTGTTTACCTTTATCCAGTTTATTGGCGGAGCAATCCAGCGAACAATTACATAGTTAGGTTCCGGAGGCGGTCTTTCATCTGCCATCAAAGCGTTGGATCTTTCATTGATCAATTGTATCAGCCTATACTTTaagttttggattgaagggagcgcACCATCAAAAATCGCTTGGTTACGTACCTGCCAGATGAACCAGATGCAGGTTGTTATGGCGAATTTCCAGCTGTTTCGCCTGGTGTGAATAATTCTTGTTTCCCGAATCCCAGTGAAAAAATCCTCAAAGTTAGGCGTGAAACTGCAGTTCTGATTGAAGATGTTGAATACTAGACCCAAAGTTGCCTCGCAACAGTATAGTGTATGAAGAGATGAGCTGCGTCTTCTTCGTTGATTTTGCACAGTTCACACCGCTGCGCCATATTCAGACCTCGGGCTTGCAGCAGCTTTTGGACTGCGAGTTTCCCGTGTATCAACTTCCAGCAGGTGGTGGCCCGGCTAGGAGGGACCGATGAATTCCAGATGAATTTATTCCACGCCACTGGTTCGCCCTGAGCAAGGTGCTGATAAACCGCGCGGGCCGTTAGCCGTCCGGAGTCAGACGGGTGCCAAATACAAAGATCATCCCCGTCAATAGCTTCGAGCTGTCTAATGTTTGACTGAATGTCGAACGGAATATGTTGTAAATTGGCCCAATTACCGTCAACCCGGTACCTTTGGATGGGGTCATAGAGCTTTGCCTATGATTTTCTAGGAATTTCAAGCTGATCAGCAACCAATGGCACTATCCATCTGTCAGTCCAGAAATTCAGATTTGAATCCTCACCAAACCACCAAACTGAATCTTCatttattaaatcaaaattagcTCTTATTGAAGTCCAAATGGAGGAGTTCGCAATGTATTTCTTAGGCATCCCAGATGCCTTAAGAAAGCGGAGTCTGAGCATGTTGATGATGAAACCATTGCCCTGTATAAGATCCCAACTGAACTTAGCAAGTAGAGCAGAGTTGAAGATTCTGAGATCTTTGATCCCCATGCCCCCATTTGGTATCTGTTGACAGCAGACTTTCTAGGGAACAACAATGAGCTTTCTTTTATCCTTGTCCCCTGTCCAAAGGAAGTTGCGGATGGCTTTATTCAGCCTCTCAATAAGAGATGCAGGCCATCGGTACAGAAGAAAAGAGTGTACCAGAGCACCGGTTAAAGCAGACTTAATCAGCGTGAGCCTGCCTGCAAAGGAGAGAGAGTGCCCTTTCCAAAgactgaacttactgagaaatttgtcaatcaatggattcagGAATCGAGATCTAGGCGCTCCTTGAAACAGAGGGACTCCCAGATAATGCAATGGAAGATTTGTCTGTCTGATGCCTAGGATGTCAGAGAGTCTGTTTCTGCGCACAGAAGTAGTGAAATTGCCAAAGAGGGCCTGAGATTTGCTCCAATTGACAGCCTGGCCAGAGATGTCTTCGTACCTGATAAATAAATCTCTTAtgcatttcatgttttttgaaGTTGCTCTGGCAAAAATCATCATGTCATCCGCATAGAACAGGTGAGACGGGAATGCAGCAGCATTTATATATCTCACAGGGTCTAATCTGCCTTCCTCGACCAATTTAGAGATCCACCTGCCCAGAAAGTCTTCGGCAATCCCAAATAGGATGGAAGAGAGGGGATCTCCCTGTCTAACTCCACAAGAGCAACCAAAAAAACCTTTGATTCCTCCGCCGATCGCTATTGAGATTCTAGCCAATTTCAGGATCTCCAAAATCCAGTTCCTAAATTTCAGGGAGAAACCAAAAGATTCTAGAACGGCAATCATAAAATTCCAATCCAGGGTGTCAAAGGCCTTTCTAATATCAATCTTGAGCGCCAAATTGCCTCCAAAGCATTTCTTTTTAAGCAGATTTATCCCCTCTGAGGCTGCAGCAATGCAATGATGGATGCTTCTTCCCTTGATAAAACCGAACTGATTGTCAGATATGATCCTGGAGGCAATTGGAGCCAGTCTGTCTGCTATTATTTTGGATATGATCTTGTAACTGAAGTTTCCCATAGCTACAGGGCggaattgattaatctcattggCTCCTTCAACTTTGGGAATTAAAGCAATGATGCTCGAGTTCAGACCAGGCAGCATATAACCGGAGTCGAAGAAACTGAAAACCATCTGACAAACATCATAACTAATTATATCCCAGTAGTGCTGATAGAACATACCTCCAAAACCATCCGGGCCAGGAGAGCTGTCTTTGTTCATGTTGAAAACGGCTTTGCGGATTTCATCACACGATGGTCTACTGGTCAAAAGCTCGTCATCCATAGGGGTTACACTTTGAGGGATGACCGATCTGACAAAATCATGATTAATCTGCCGTGAACTCCCGGTGAATAAAGAAGCATAATAGTTAACCACATGCTGTGCAACAACAGATTCATCATTGACTAGTACGTTATCAATCAGCAGGCTGTCAAGAGAGGATTGAACTTTTTTGATTTTGGCAGATCGGTGGAAGAACGATGAGTTTCTATCACCCGCAACAAGCCATTTCTCTCTGCTCTTGTCCCTGAGTAAGAGCTCTTGTCTGTAAAGCTGCATATCCAGATTTTGTTGTGCACTCAATTCTTCTTCAAAATTACTGTCAGTAAGACCCTCTCTGGAGATAATACCTTGGATTTCCTCAAGTTTTGCCAGCGCCTCAGCGATATTCCGTTCAACCTGTCCAAATACCTCTTTATTCCAAACTCGGATTTTATGTCTGAGAGACTTCAGTTTATGACACAGTAACTGCGCTGGCGGGAGGGAGAGGTCGCAGGAGGACCAGTGATCAGCAATTAGCTTCTTCAACGACTCATGCGTGGTCCACATTGAGAGAAATCGAAACCTATTTCTCTTAACAGTCCCCTTGGCACAGGAAAGAAGGATCGGACAGTGATCAGAATTATTCCTAGGAAGAACGGGGCAATTAACTCTATCCCAGCAATCAATGAAATTCTCAGAAATCAGAGCTCTGTCAAGCTTGCATTCCACGTGCTCACTGCCCCTTCTTCCATTCGACCATGTGTAGAATAGGCCAGAGCTTTCCACTTCTGTCAGCTCCCCATTCCTGATAAATTCTCTAAAATCACGACAGTTGCTCTCAGAGGGACTTCGTCCAGTTTTCTCATGTGCTCCAGTCATTGCATTAAAATCCCCCAAAACCAAACATTTAGCATTAGCTTGATTGGAGAGAATTAAGCTCCAGAGAAGTCTTCTTCTACTAGCATTATTATCACCATAGACAAATGAAATTTGAAAATCAGTATGGTTCAGACGGTACCTGATAGTAACATGTTGCTCATGGTTGAGCACCGTGGAGCATCTATTACTGCTTCCAGTTTTACAAAGGACCCAAATGGAGTTTTTGTCATTGCATTCAATTCTCTGCATTCCGATAGATTTCCAGAAACTGGTGTGAATTCTGTCAAATTCGACCATAGGCTCAGACAAGCATAATAAATCAGGATGATTCGTTTTACAAAGCAGATTAAGAGCTCTCTGTGTGCCTTCATTCAGAATTCCTCTGCAGTTCCAGAATAATACGTTCATGTGTATTTAATAGGAGGTCGAGTTCGCCCTGTCAGACGTGCTTCCTTTCCTTTACCCTTTGATTTCTTACGGTTTGTTATCCAGTCACTTTCCTCAGTAGCGTATTCATTCATTGTGCAAATTTCTCTGCTATTCGATCTGATCATGTGCTGTGTCCACTCTCGAGTTTCAGCAAGGAAATTAATCTCCTTAGGTAGTCCCGCTGGAAGGTGAAATTCAATACCGTCTGGTTCTGATCTCTCTTCTTCACTGTAATCTCCCCATGCGTCATTTTCTTTACCGCCTTCCTCTATTCCTTTATCAAATAAATCAGAATTATGCACCACCATCTGCAGCGAGCTAGCATTGGAGGTTTCTAAAACCGTTTCTTCCTTATTCAATGTCGAATCAGACCCCTTTTGCTTTTCGTCATCCTGAGTTCGACGCCAGACCGTTTTGAGAGGTTTATTAAGCTGTGAGCTCTTCTTAGATTGTGGTTTAGCATTTCTTCGGCAGTCCGAAGAGGAGTGCCCAACTGAGGAGCAGGTGCCACAAAGGGACGGAAgattttcatattctaaaaacacCCAATGCTTCTGATTATCAGTGTCAACCCGAAGCCTATCCTGAATATCCAGGGATAATTCTACATTTATAAGCACCCTAGCATAGTGCCCAAATTCACCATCAACAGTGTTTTTATCAAATCTAATAGGTACCCCAACAGCCCTAGCAATGCTAGCAATAATTCTAGAatcccagaattcccaaggGAGATTGTAGAATCTTACCCATACTTGCGCAGAGGTAGATTTGTGGAGATCCGGATTGAATCCTGGGTACCATGGCGAGAATCTGATGATTCCCGGCTTTAATGAGATTGCTCCTAGACCCCAAATGCCCTGAAGAGCCTTTTCGTCTGGCATTACAATTTGATAGAATCCCTTGCCAAGAGATATCAATTTCCAGTCCAGGTTGCGCTTCCAGACTTGGTTTAATTTCAGTTTTAGCTCAGCATGTTTCCATGGTCTATCTCCTTTGCTAAGAGTAACCCTTCCAATAACAGAATGTTGGACAGCTTTTATTCTCTCTTCATAAATTTTCTGGGGGATTTTGATTGCTTTAAATCCCCCCTCCTCTGTAACCATCGGCAGTGAGGAACTGGTAGTGATCGGCGACTCTGAGGGAATGGCAGTCGTGGAGATTGATTTCCTGACCACATCCGCAAACGAAACAGAGGGTTTTTGTCCATTAACAGCTTTCGAGAAGGATGAAAAGGCTTGCCTGTCGAAAAGATGCGCAATTGCGAACGTATCAGCATCTCCGGTGGCGGTGGTCATGGTGGAGGAGGATGGAGTGCTAGGTCATCGCCGCCATATAATGTTCAACCATGCTCTACTTGTTATTTGATAACATATCAACGTTTACTTATccaaaaatgtttttttttctctactCAAGTATTATTAGGTAATATTTGTCcattcatttatttaaaattggtGAAAACTCAATTGGTATTGATGATTGAAGTTttactaattttaattttagataGAACATGAAGCAAATGTCATCAAACAAATAATAAGTGAGGAGACAAAATCTAACATTTTTTAATAGGTAAGAAAACAGTTAAAGACTGCAAACCAGATCAAGTGCTAAGTAGTGTTTTAATCATATTATTACTAAGGgtgaagttaaaaaaaaaaaattatgtgctTTCACTTTTTATCAAACtagtaattataaaaaaaaatattcaaacaaAGACCTTAAATTTAAATGAACGttgatgacctcaaaattaaaaaactcAGAGACTTGATGATATCTAAACAACTTTAttattttgaggttatttatgtgttgtttggtaagaaaataaaaaaattaatttttagagaaataaagttatgaaaataatgattttgaaaaataaataatttggtTTCATGTATAAATGGTACtaaccaactttaattcttgaaattttccattttgaggtcgttaacagatatttttatagtgtcaaactaaatGATCCTCATTTTTAGCAAAACAAAAATCTCAGACCCCatttagatttaaaaaaattacaagtacCAGTTGTAATACAAAAAGTGAAAGTATATGGATTTTATAGACTTTATCATATTATTAATGGAAGAGCAAAGTACTTACAAGCTCGCATCCCTTCATCATGTCTTTGCAATATGAGTGTTCTGTAAAGTTACAATCAGGTGCATAAACAGCTAAATCGAGATTGAGTTTAGGCGGACTCAATATTAGCTCACTAAAACCTCAAGTCAAAACTTTTCAGGTCAAACTTTGACCGGGCTGAGCTTTGTTTGAGGTTAACTGAAttttgaccgagccgagcttttaccGAACTTTATTCGAGTTGTAACCAAATTTATCATACATGTATAGAATGAATGGCGGATGTAAAGGAGGGCATGAGGAGCAACTGCCCACCTTGCCTgagaaatatataaaaaaaatatattttgttaatttttggcTTAAATTTCAATTAGGCCCCtaattatatcttaaaaatcaattatatcaTTAACTTTCTGAACTAATCAATTCGGCCTTCAATATATACCTTGAAAGTCAATTAGATTCCACCCTTCTAAAATCGCTAATTAAGGGTCTGTTTGATTTACATATTCTTGTTTGATGTTTGatattgttgttattgttgttagctgtttattGTTGATGATAGGTAGGTAGTAGATgttaaaaacagttttttcgaatttttaccaaacacctTTTATCTCAATTTTTAGACTTAAAAGGTAAAAGGCAGTGAAAATTGAAATAAATGGGTACTAAGTACTCACATATGTTGAAATTGTCGCtcaattgaaataaaatattaattcgttcttttctatatatttatcagTATTTTAAGATATCTTAAGTTTCGATTATCGGTTCATTGGTTTTATATTTTGcgattgtttttttaattagtatttttttgTTTCGGTATTTTTAGTAAAAAATCAGCAAAACCTAATCGAAATAAATAGTTTTGagcatttttttttgcaatgtaAGTTGTAA includes:
- the LOC136226103 gene encoding S-adenosyl-L-methionine-dependent uroporphyrinogen III methyltransferase, chloroplastic-like isoform X2; translation: MYVVEELIDRQEGIFRSGCNEACITAASGIAAELGIPLTHPGIAISVRFLTGHSRKGGTDPLFVAENAADPDSTLVVYMGLATLPSLALKLMHHGLPANTPAAAVDRGTTPQQRVVHVYIAEITPQNLREDI
- the LOC136226103 gene encoding S-adenosyl-L-methionine-dependent uroporphyrinogen III methyltransferase, chloroplastic-like isoform X1, with protein sequence MYVVEELIDRQEGIFRSGCNEACITAASGIAAELGIPLTHPGIAISVRFLTGHSRKGGTDPLFVAENAADPDSTLVVYMGLATLPSLALKLMHHGLPANTPAAAVDRGTTPQQRVLLELMELAAVSKGLTSIVQLNYDTLQNKELFIGACLYSRNNTSKPERRYLKSKR